The nucleotide sequence GGGGAAGTTTTGGTGCGGTTTCTGCACTTTTTTCGGGACTGGCTCTGGCATTAGCAATATATTCAATGCTTCTTCAGCAGAAGCAGAGTATGGACTTTGAAAAGGCAACGCTGGCGGCTTTAGAACAGCAAAGCACTACAGCTGAAAATGTCAAAATCAGTTTGCTTCAACAAGCCAATGCGATTAAATTAATTGAGATGAGTTTGACGTCTCAAGCAGCTGCTGCAAAAGTGAATGCACTTTCAGTTGTTATTTCTCAAGAAGAGCAGAGAATCGAGACGCTCAAGCAATGGGGTGAAATGGCCGGAGATATGAATAAATATTCGAATGGAATTAAAGCATCACAAAAAAGGCTTGAAGATTATCAAAAGAAGCTTAGAGAATTTATTTCTGATTAAGGCGTGACGCACGTATATTTGCAGTGAAGTCTTGGATTATTTTCCGCTCCCGCCTCGGGCTTGCTCTCCTCTCTTTCGTCATCATCGCCCTCGGCCTTGCCTCCCGCCGAGGCTATTTCCCATTCCCTGAAGCGCTTGGCAACTACCCCGGTGATGCACTCTGGGCTTGGGTGGTGCTGCTGTGCGTGGCCTGGGTGCGGCCCGCCATCACGCGAACCAAGTTGATCGGGTGGTCGCTGCTGATCGCCTTTGCCATTGAGTTTCTGCAGCTCTACCAAGCCCCATGGATGCAGGCGCTGCGCGCCAACAAGCTGGCGTATCTGGTGCTGGGTAATGGCTTTGATCCGCTGGATTTGCTGGCCTATGTGGTGGGCATTGCACTGGGTGCAGCAGTAGATTGGGCCTGGCAGCGCGGGCGACAGGGGCGCTGAGTCGGCGGTTTACCATGCAGTTTTCATGGCGGAGCTTTGCATGATGTTTGATGTCTCCAGCGTGCCCGCATTTGCCGCATGCCAGACGGGCGAGCCGCGCGATGATGGGCTGATGATCTATGCACCCGAGCAGATTGCCGAGCGCAGCCAGACCTATGAGGTGGCGCAGTATCTGCCAGATCATTTGATGATTGGCGACGATAGCGGCGGCCAAGGCATTCTGGTGGACGGCCAGGGTGCCGTCTGGATCTGCGGCATGGGCGCCTTCTTTGAAGACTGTCGTGAGCTGCTGTCACCGCATCTGGCGCAGTGGGTAGAGCAGGACTGCCCTTTGCCATCATGGGATGACGATGAATAGCGGGCCGCACTTTGATTCGGAGTTTGTGCAGTCGTTGCATGCCATTGCCTGGTTCTCGCGCTGTGGACAGAGCTTGCCCGATGCACTGCTTTCAAGTCTGCCGTTTGAAGCCGTTCCGGTTGCCACTTTGAAGAAAGCCATGCGCCAATGGGGCTCCTCGCAATGGGAGGACGCGACGCTGGAGGCGCGCAATGAGTTGACTGGCTTTCTGGCCGTGCAGGCACGCGATGCCTACCAGCAATGGAACATCATCACAAGGCAGGCCAAGGCAGAAGTGGCGCAGCCGCTGGCTGAAAAATTCTGGCAACCCTATGCGCAGCAGCATGGGTTGGATGCCAACTTTCTGCACAGCGTGCAGTGGGATGTGCTGGCGCTGTGCATGGAGCATGCTTACCGCCAGCAGCGCGGCTTGCCGCAGTTTTTTCACGTGTTGCTCAAGGTCTATGCGGCAGGGCATATGCCTTGCGGCTGGGAAGGCGGCAAATACCCCAAAGGGCGGTTGCTGATCTGGTGATGCCCGGTGGCTGGATATCTGCACATAGTGATACAGACAGTGAAAGACCTCTGCCGCTAAGCTGGCCCGCATCTCTTTACGGATGGAGTGATGCATGAAGCATGGTTTGTTGCGTGGTGTGGCTGCTGCGGCGCTGCTGGGGTCGATGGTTGCGGCGCAAGCCCAGAGTCTGGTGTTGCCCAGCATTCCCGAGGCGACGGATGCCATTGTCGAAATGTTCTCTGGAACGGGTATGCCCAGACCTTCCAAGGTCAAACTGGGCACCTGCATTGCGGCGGTTGAGGCTACGCACCCCGGACAAGTGGCTTGCACGGTAGCGGTGACGCTGGGAGCGGGGATCAGCGAGAACCAGATGGATTTCTACAAACAGGGCAAGCGCTGGAAAGTGCAGCCCAGTGTGTCGCAGGACAAGCTGCCGTTTCCTGATCCCAAGCTGAATTAAAGTGGCCAGATATCTGGCCTTCAAGGGTTAACTCTGCCTTGGAAGCGTCCCATACTTGTCATAGCAAGTTAGCATGAGTGGCTAGAATTTTTTCAATCCCTGGTCATTCACCACGCCCGGCCTTGCGCATCTGCAGGGGGATGAGGGTCGGCACAGATGAGACATGCGATGAGCTCTGCATATCCTGATACCCAGCTTTTGATCGACGGTCAGTGGCAGGACGCTGCCAGCGGCAAGAAAATTGAGGTGCGCAACCCGGCCACGGGCGAGGTGATCGGCCATGTGGCCCACGCCGATATTCCCGATCTGGACCGTGCGCTGGCCGCTGCAGACAAAGGCTTTCAGGTCTGGCGCAAGATGTCGGCCCACGAGCGCGGTGCCATCATGCGCAAGGCGGCCAGCCTGCTGAAAGAGCGCGCCGATGAAATTGCCGCGCTGCTGACGCAGGAGCAGGGCAAGCCGCTGGGTGAAGCCAAGGTCGAGATCGTGGCGGGCGCAGGCATCATCGAATGGTTTGCCGAGGAGGCCTTGCGCGTCTATGGCCGCATCGTGCCCTCGCGCAAGCCCGAGCAGCAGCAACTGGTCATCAAGGACCCTGTGGGCCCTGTGGCGGCGTTCACCCCCTGGAACTTCCCCGTCAATCAGATCGTGCGCAAGATTGGCGCGGCGCTGGCTTCGGGCTGCTCTTTCCTGTGCAAGGCTCCTGAGGAAACACCGGCTTCGCCCGCCGCACTGCTCAAGTGCTTTGTGGACGCAGGCATTCCCGCCGGTGTGGTGGGTCTGGTCTATGGCAACCCCGCGCAGATTTCCGAGTATCTGATTGCCCACCCGGTCATTCGCAAAGTGACCTTTACGGGTTCGACCGCTGTGGGCAAGCAACTGGCGGCACTGGCCGGTCAGCACATGAAACGCTGCACCATGGAGCTGGGTGGCCACGCCCCCGTGATCGTGGCTGAAGACGCTGATGTGGCGCTGGCCGTGAAGGCTGCGGGTGCTGCCAAGTTCCGCAATGCGGGGCAGGTCTGCATCTCGCCCACGCGCTTTCTGGTGCACAACAGCGTGCGTGAGGAATTTACCCGCGCCATGGTGGCGCATGCCGAAGGACTCAACGTCGGCAACGGTCTGGAAAAAGGCGTGCAGATGGGCCCGCTGGCCAACCCACGCCGCGTGACCGCGCTGACGCAGTTGATTGCCAACGCCGAGCAAAGCGGTGCCCAACTGCTGACCGGCGGCAAGGCCATTGGCGACGCAGGCAACTTCTTCGCCCCCACCGTGCTGGCCGATGTGCCCCTGACCGCCGACATCTTCAATCAGGAGCCTTTTGGCCCCGTGGCGGCCATTCGCGGTTTCGACAAGATTGAAGATGCGATTCAGGAGGCCAACCGCCTGTCTTATGGCTTGGCGGCCTATGCGTTCACGCGCTCGCTCAAGACTGCGCACCAGCTGTCGCAGGATGTGGAAGCCGGCATGCTGTGGATCAACCAGCCCGCATTGCCCTCGGCCGAGCTGCCATTTGGCGGTATCAAGGATTCGGGCTATGGCTCCGAAGGTGGGCCTGAGGCGCTGGAGGCGTATCTGGTTTCTAAGGCTGTAGCTATAACGTGTGTTTAACCCCCTGAGGCGCTTCGCGCCTTCCCCCTTTCTCGCTTCGCGGAAGGGGGACGACGCCATCGCCGCGAGGCGGCGGGGCCGCCTAGGACTTGCTTGGCGTCTCTTTGTTGGAGGGCGCCAGTTTTTTGGCGTGTTGTGAATGAAAAAGCCGCTGTTTTGGCAGCGGCTTTTTCTATGGTGATTGCTGTTGGGTGTCAGGCAATTTTTGCGGTGGTTGCAAAGAATTTCTTGTGCTCGGCAATGTCCTGGGCTGCCAGTTGCAGTT is from Comamonas fluminis and encodes:
- a CDS encoding DUF2809 domain-containing protein, encoding MKSWIIFRSRLGLALLSFVIIALGLASRRGYFPFPEALGNYPGDALWAWVVLLCVAWVRPAITRTKLIGWSLLIAFAIEFLQLYQAPWMQALRANKLAYLVLGNGFDPLDLLAYVVGIALGAAVDWAWQRGRQGR
- a CDS encoding NAD-dependent succinate-semialdehyde dehydrogenase; its protein translation is MSSAYPDTQLLIDGQWQDAASGKKIEVRNPATGEVIGHVAHADIPDLDRALAAADKGFQVWRKMSAHERGAIMRKAASLLKERADEIAALLTQEQGKPLGEAKVEIVAGAGIIEWFAEEALRVYGRIVPSRKPEQQQLVIKDPVGPVAAFTPWNFPVNQIVRKIGAALASGCSFLCKAPEETPASPAALLKCFVDAGIPAGVVGLVYGNPAQISEYLIAHPVIRKVTFTGSTAVGKQLAALAGQHMKRCTMELGGHAPVIVAEDADVALAVKAAGAAKFRNAGQVCISPTRFLVHNSVREEFTRAMVAHAEGLNVGNGLEKGVQMGPLANPRRVTALTQLIANAEQSGAQLLTGGKAIGDAGNFFAPTVLADVPLTADIFNQEPFGPVAAIRGFDKIEDAIQEANRLSYGLAAYAFTRSLKTAHQLSQDVEAGMLWINQPALPSAELPFGGIKDSGYGSEGGPEALEAYLVSKAVAITCV